One window of Salegentibacter sp. Hel_I_6 genomic DNA carries:
- a CDS encoding GH32 C-terminal domain-containing protein — translation MMFLLKVILAGSLFTSCYDDDVVFIDEVDSLSIDKILEFNFDEDSGSTISESSSGNTFEIQGKAVNRMPGVSGNALFFDGLSNEIDGEVSSSVLPGGDVTVSLWASPRSYPVGTAAMLAMTTEGSETGVMVGLNTYGQVVVQYFIDGSFAETISTQSIPRNRWSHIIVGISPASQSIDIYLNEQSIASNTVPSGSITWPSGSTPFSIGKNTMGESLGQFDIDFYSGALDEITVYSGHATPAVAEFIGDQYGTPGGVEYNLGIDYSGDNNRPIYHPIPDYGWANESYGLIGLDGTYHMFYQKNEVFLGIAQQNWGHFTSTDLVDWEEQEAVLWPTQGWDQAGIWSGDAIILEDGTPAVIYTGVDGSKAAMGSAFSSDNYQTLDKNPNNPLIAAAPAEVDLDFRDPYVFFKDGLYHMIIGSGIAAEGGNVVYYTSEDFEDWNYEGILFQGDINQGQGEFWEMPVLHEFPDGRFILLVQKTPDNTSPAITFYWTGSFENGEFIPEFETPKNLEVVNGFLSPAVTLEDNGRTTAIGIIPDEVTPEFQQQQGYANLFSMPQVWTLSEDGTIIINAHPNINDYRGTQTSFGTISLEPGAENNLDFNGRHFEMQTSINTGNANRFGFILGESETSGEKYKVYYDFNSQEWVVDASDSSTSDLVRRDVRRGAFNLSPGATVDIRVFVDGSVLEVFIDGESHFTGRFFPESADADGVDLFVEGGSASAEVTIYEIEN, via the coding sequence ATGATGTTTCTTTTAAAAGTAATTTTAGCAGGCAGCTTATTTACATCTTGCTACGATGATGATGTAGTTTTTATAGATGAGGTTGACAGCCTTAGTATAGATAAAATACTGGAGTTTAATTTTGATGAAGACTCGGGTAGTACCATTTCAGAATCCTCGAGTGGTAATACTTTTGAAATTCAGGGTAAGGCGGTAAATCGTATGCCAGGTGTTTCTGGGAATGCGCTTTTCTTTGATGGTCTTAGCAACGAAATTGATGGAGAGGTCTCCAGTTCTGTATTACCGGGGGGTGATGTAACTGTCTCATTATGGGCATCACCAAGATCTTATCCCGTTGGTACAGCGGCTATGTTGGCAATGACTACCGAAGGTTCAGAGACAGGTGTAATGGTTGGTCTTAATACTTACGGACAGGTAGTTGTTCAGTATTTTATTGATGGTTCTTTTGCAGAAACAATAAGTACACAGAGTATACCCAGAAATCGTTGGAGTCATATCATTGTAGGGATTAGTCCTGCATCCCAATCTATAGATATTTATTTAAATGAGCAATCTATAGCATCTAATACCGTGCCCTCAGGTTCTATTACCTGGCCTTCTGGTTCTACACCTTTCAGTATAGGGAAAAACACTATGGGAGAAAGCCTGGGACAATTTGATATTGATTTTTACTCTGGAGCACTTGATGAAATTACGGTTTACTCTGGTCACGCCACTCCTGCCGTTGCTGAATTTATCGGAGATCAATATGGTACTCCAGGAGGGGTAGAATACAATTTAGGTATTGATTATTCAGGAGATAATAACCGACCTATTTATCACCCTATTCCAGATTATGGATGGGCCAATGAATCTTATGGCTTGATAGGTCTTGATGGTACTTACCATATGTTTTATCAGAAGAATGAAGTTTTTCTTGGAATAGCTCAGCAAAACTGGGGTCATTTTACTAGTACTGATTTAGTTGACTGGGAAGAGCAGGAAGCAGTTCTTTGGCCAACTCAGGGTTGGGATCAGGCTGGAATATGGTCTGGTGACGCCATTATTTTAGAGGATGGTACACCTGCTGTAATTTATACAGGAGTTGATGGCTCTAAAGCCGCAATGGGTTCAGCTTTTTCTTCAGATAATTACCAAACATTAGATAAAAACCCGAATAATCCTTTAATAGCAGCGGCTCCTGCAGAGGTAGATTTAGATTTTCGTGATCCGTATGTTTTCTTCAAAGACGGTCTTTACCATATGATTATTGGTAGTGGTATCGCTGCCGAAGGAGGAAATGTGGTGTATTATACCAGTGAAGATTTTGAAGATTGGAATTATGAGGGAATTTTATTCCAGGGAGATATCAACCAGGGGCAGGGTGAGTTCTGGGAAATGCCCGTATTACACGAATTTCCTGATGGAAGATTTATCCTGCTTGTTCAAAAAACGCCCGATAATACATCTCCTGCTATAACTTTTTACTGGACAGGTAGCTTTGAAAATGGAGAATTTATCCCCGAATTTGAAACGCCTAAAAATCTTGAAGTAGTAAATGGCTTCCTTTCTCCTGCAGTAACCCTGGAAGATAATGGAAGAACTACAGCAATTGGGATTATTCCTGATGAGGTAACTCCTGAATTTCAGCAACAACAGGGCTATGCTAATTTATTTAGTATGCCACAGGTTTGGACCTTAAGCGAAGATGGAACTATCATAATAAATGCGCACCCCAATATAAATGACTATCGTGGAACACAAACCTCATTTGGAACTATAAGTCTCGAGCCAGGTGCTGAAAATAACCTGGATTTTAACGGAAGGCATTTTGAAATGCAGACTTCAATAAATACAGGTAACGCAAATAGATTCGGGTTTATCCTGGGTGAATCAGAAACCAGTGGTGAGAAATATAAAGTTTATTACGACTTTAATTCCCAGGAGTGGGTGGTAGATGCTTCAGATTCTTCAACCTCAGACCTGGTAAGAAGAGATGTGCGAAGAGGCGCATTTAATCTTAGCCCTGGAGCAACAGTAGATATAAGAGTATTCGTAGATGGATCTGTACTGGAAGTTTTTATAGATGGAGAATCCCATTTTACCGGGAGGTTCTTTCCTGAGAGTGCCGATGCCGATGGTGTAGACCTTTTTGTAGAAGGAGGTTCAGCATCTGCCGAGGTTACTATTTATGAAATCGAGAATTAA
- a CDS encoding TonB-dependent receptor, translated as MKNFIVISLFLWSLCSFAQQKTLTGTITDEAGMPIPGASVLIKDTNRGAMSDFDGNFQLEASQGEVLEISFMGYLTKEVTVGDRANYNIVLEEDVSQLDEVLVTGYTSERKSDIAGAITVVDISEMSQEFSPNILTSLQGRVPGIQINSGGTPGGNDSQILIRGLTTVNSGSSPLWVIDGVQTFNPSSLNPDEIESIQVLKDGASAALYGTSAANGVIVVTTKKGKEGTSEFTIKSETTLNMLRDDIDILNARQWADTYYRARRNDGISGNFNMLNDNGSGFDIPEFLDPEQLIRSSDTDWVDAIIDNSISYNTDLNYRYGDENMTLFTGLNYTKDNGIQKHTYYDRLNARLNSTFNLWDDRITVGENFLYSNYNEVQANEFENAILQNPLIPVFTETGTYTAPVIQDKANSVANLWSNRKNEQRNNRLLGNVFANIEIIEGLNFNTSLNFDYVRYNFDTRTQPFVQMNQIPSVFSNIDVDKVENDFFKTIFTNLLSYEFELDKHRFNVLGGLEFTRQNEDFLTERIRGVDITNYPNYIVRTDAEFQTIENTVEYRKQSQFGSLKYIFDDRYIVSGSIRRDGSSRFGSNNRFGIFPAASVAWNMVNEDFLIDSETISNLKLRASWGVNGNDIIGNFLYLSSFLDNTVGNVIEFSDYNISGSGFGTQRGILQSRQANPDIKWEETTQYNAGFDLGFLRNRLTLTADFFDKSTNNLILQPISQAITGESDPPTINAGEVSNIGFEAVVSYQNDSRNEFKYGVDVNVSHYKNNVESLDTDNNFLLNSGVAITQEGSPIASFYGLVADGLFRTPEEVAVHAAQPGKDLGRIRYRDLNNDGVIDNNDRTIIGNPHPDFIYGISLNAAYKGFDLSAFFDGKHGHDLYNTQRNLGDFSYFSFNFGRNTLDDWNSENANSNIPALSTNNSNNELQPSSYFVEDGSYFRLKNITVGYTLPDDFIDQMDLNNLRFYLSGQNLFDITSFTGFDYEVGGLSAGGIGIAGYGIPHIKSVTFGVSTNF; from the coding sequence ATGAAAAATTTTATAGTGATATCACTCTTTTTATGGTCTCTATGTTCCTTTGCGCAGCAAAAAACACTCACCGGTACTATTACCGATGAGGCTGGAATGCCTATTCCGGGAGCAAGTGTACTTATTAAAGACACCAATAGGGGCGCTATGAGTGATTTTGATGGTAATTTTCAGCTGGAAGCCAGCCAGGGAGAAGTATTAGAGATTTCTTTTATGGGTTATCTAACAAAAGAGGTTACGGTAGGCGATAGAGCTAATTACAATATCGTACTGGAAGAGGATGTTTCTCAACTAGACGAAGTCCTGGTTACAGGTTATACCAGTGAAAGGAAGTCAGACATCGCAGGAGCAATTACAGTAGTAGATATTTCTGAAATGTCTCAGGAGTTTAGTCCTAATATCCTTACCTCTTTACAGGGTAGGGTGCCAGGAATCCAAATTAATTCTGGCGGTACACCGGGTGGTAACGATTCCCAGATTCTTATTCGTGGTCTAACTACGGTAAATTCTGGTTCAAGTCCACTATGGGTTATCGATGGTGTCCAAACTTTTAACCCTTCTTCACTTAACCCAGATGAAATTGAGAGCATTCAAGTCTTAAAAGATGGAGCTTCAGCAGCTTTATATGGTACATCTGCAGCTAACGGAGTAATCGTAGTGACCACTAAAAAAGGAAAAGAAGGTACTTCTGAATTCACGATTAAGTCTGAAACTACCTTGAACATGCTAAGAGATGATATAGATATTTTAAATGCAAGACAATGGGCAGATACCTATTATCGTGCAAGACGAAATGATGGGATTTCAGGAAATTTTAATATGTTAAATGATAATGGTAGTGGTTTTGACATTCCAGAGTTTTTAGATCCAGAGCAACTTATACGCTCATCAGACACAGACTGGGTTGATGCTATAATAGATAATTCAATCTCTTATAATACCGATCTAAATTATCGTTATGGAGATGAAAACATGACGCTTTTTACCGGTTTAAATTATACTAAAGATAATGGTATACAGAAACACACTTATTATGACAGATTAAATGCGAGATTAAACTCCACTTTTAATCTTTGGGACGACCGAATTACCGTAGGGGAGAATTTTCTCTATTCCAATTATAATGAAGTGCAGGCTAATGAATTTGAAAATGCCATCCTGCAAAATCCATTGATCCCAGTTTTTACCGAAACTGGAACCTATACGGCACCTGTTATTCAGGATAAAGCAAATTCGGTTGCCAACTTGTGGTCTAACCGAAAGAATGAACAAAGGAATAACCGGCTTTTAGGAAATGTGTTTGCGAATATTGAAATTATAGAAGGTTTAAACTTTAATACTTCATTGAATTTTGATTATGTGCGTTACAATTTCGATACGCGCACACAGCCCTTTGTTCAAATGAATCAAATTCCCAGTGTTTTTAGTAATATAGACGTAGATAAGGTAGAAAATGATTTTTTCAAAACCATTTTCACAAACTTATTGTCTTACGAGTTTGAACTTGATAAACACCGATTTAATGTTCTGGGAGGATTGGAATTTACCCGTCAGAATGAAGATTTTCTAACCGAGAGAATTAGAGGGGTAGATATTACAAACTATCCCAACTATATCGTGAGAACTGATGCTGAATTTCAAACTATTGAGAATACGGTAGAATATCGAAAACAATCTCAATTTGGTTCTTTAAAGTATATTTTTGATGACCGCTACATTGTTTCCGGTAGTATTCGCCGTGATGGTTCTTCCAGGTTTGGATCCAATAATAGATTTGGGATTTTTCCCGCAGCTTCTGTAGCCTGGAATATGGTAAACGAAGATTTTCTGATAGATTCAGAAACTATTTCAAATCTTAAATTACGCGCTTCCTGGGGTGTAAATGGGAATGATATCATTGGGAATTTTCTCTATCTAAGTTCTTTCCTGGATAATACTGTGGGCAACGTTATTGAATTTTCAGATTATAATATTAGCGGTAGCGGATTTGGCACCCAGAGGGGAATTCTACAATCCAGACAGGCAAATCCAGATATTAAATGGGAAGAAACCACGCAGTATAATGCAGGGTTTGATCTTGGTTTTCTACGAAATAGATTAACACTAACCGCCGATTTCTTTGATAAGAGTACCAATAATCTAATCCTGCAGCCTATTTCACAGGCTATTACAGGAGAATCAGACCCACCCACAATCAATGCGGGTGAAGTTTCAAATATTGGATTTGAGGCAGTAGTAAGTTACCAAAACGATTCTAGAAATGAATTTAAATATGGTGTAGATGTAAATGTATCGCATTATAAAAATAATGTAGAGTCTCTGGATACTGATAATAACTTCCTGCTTAATAGTGGAGTTGCAATTACCCAGGAAGGCTCTCCAATTGCATCGTTTTACGGTTTAGTTGCTGATGGACTTTTTAGAACTCCAGAGGAAGTTGCAGTGCACGCCGCTCAACCAGGGAAAGATCTGGGTAGAATTAGATACCGCGACCTTAACAACGACGGGGTAATTGATAATAATGATAGAACTATAATTGGGAACCCTCATCCAGATTTTATTTATGGTATTAGTTTGAATGCAGCTTATAAAGGTTTTGATCTAAGTGCATTTTTTGACGGTAAACACGGTCATGATTTATACAATACCCAAAGAAATCTTGGAGATTTTTCTTATTTCAGTTTCAATTTTGGACGTAACACGCTAGATGACTGGAATTCAGAGAATGCGAATTCTAATATTCCTGCTTTGAGTACCAACAATTCTAACAACGAGCTTCAACCTTCAAGTTATTTTGTTGAAGATGGCTCATATTTCAGGTTAAAGAATATCACAGTAGGTTATACTTTACCAGATGATTTTATTGACCAGATGGATTTAAATAATCTAAGATTCTATTTATCGGGTCAAAACCTATTTGATATTACATCATTCACAGGCTTTGATTATGAAGTTGGCGGTTTGAGTGCCGGTGGGATTGGAATTGCAGGTTATGGAATTCCCCATATCAAATCAGTAACCTTTGGAGTATCAACAAATTTTTAA
- a CDS encoding RagB/SusD family nutrient uptake outer membrane protein: MKTILNKSLLIFSFLGILLNFGCVTEDDLFVQEQNTISEENLEPEALVIAAYSALDYRYNTGDFRDLYPFDHAPSNWPTSDIRSGDAYKGGGGTGDNPGGGMHQLETHNLFPSSENVYNLWRAIYFGVKRVDTALRFLTAIEDGEFDERETRIGELYVLRAHFYFEAMKNFGSIVWYDENTPVTELKSISNTFDEEFIWGKIEEDLNRAIDILPNSQEDLGRANAMVARAYLAKAHLFQEDWQEVISNTNMVINSGQYRLVEDIERLYSEPGYGNDENIFAIQFSIEDGSQYGNLNFGDLINSPDSPSDNPNHPYLNGDDFHKPSQNLANAFKVNSNGLPMFNTFNSASLNEDDFVDPRLDHTIGRPGITWKDWTAMPQQPDWSRDPGTYGFLVRKKNMIYPTSDGMASNPNGFPWALGNLDFPLIKYSDLLLWKAEASIELGNIADGMEIINQIRLRAKNTSYVPDFENPSQDAANYLIETYPTSISEDQAIQALRFERRLELANEGHRFFDLVRWGIADSYIGEYIAGEQARRPYLSGASLEPHEYYLPIPQIEIDASGGVYTQRTGY; this comes from the coding sequence ATGAAAACCATTTTAAACAAATCACTTCTCATTTTTTCCTTTTTAGGTATACTGTTGAATTTTGGATGTGTAACAGAAGATGATCTCTTTGTTCAGGAACAAAATACAATCTCAGAAGAGAATCTTGAACCTGAAGCCCTGGTGATTGCTGCCTACAGCGCTTTAGATTATAGGTATAACACTGGAGACTTTAGAGATCTATATCCTTTTGATCACGCACCCTCTAACTGGCCAACCTCAGATATTCGCTCTGGCGATGCCTATAAAGGCGGCGGTGGAACCGGAGATAATCCCGGGGGAGGTATGCATCAACTCGAAACCCATAACCTTTTTCCTTCAAGCGAAAATGTTTATAACCTTTGGAGGGCCATATACTTTGGTGTAAAAAGAGTAGATACAGCACTTCGTTTTCTAACTGCTATAGAAGACGGTGAATTTGATGAACGTGAGACGCGTATTGGAGAATTATATGTTCTAAGAGCTCATTTCTATTTTGAAGCAATGAAGAATTTTGGTTCTATTGTGTGGTATGATGAAAATACCCCGGTAACTGAATTAAAATCTATCTCAAATACATTTGATGAGGAATTTATATGGGGAAAAATAGAAGAAGACCTTAACAGGGCCATAGACATTTTACCTAATAGCCAGGAAGATCTGGGTAGAGCAAATGCTATGGTGGCCAGAGCTTATTTAGCTAAGGCACATTTGTTCCAGGAAGATTGGCAGGAAGTGATTTCCAATACTAATATGGTAATCAATTCTGGACAATATAGATTGGTGGAAGATATCGAACGATTATACTCTGAGCCCGGCTATGGAAATGATGAAAATATCTTTGCTATTCAATTTTCTATTGAAGATGGATCGCAATACGGGAACCTTAATTTTGGAGACTTAATAAATTCACCAGATAGCCCTAGTGATAACCCAAACCATCCTTATCTAAATGGAGACGATTTTCATAAACCTTCTCAAAATTTAGCTAATGCTTTTAAGGTGAATTCTAATGGTTTGCCAATGTTCAATACTTTTAATTCTGCAAGTCTTAATGAAGATGATTTTGTAGATCCAAGGCTTGATCACACTATTGGAAGACCGGGAATAACCTGGAAAGATTGGACTGCAATGCCTCAACAACCAGACTGGAGCAGGGATCCAGGAACTTATGGCTTTTTGGTAAGAAAAAAGAATATGATTTACCCAACTTCAGATGGTATGGCATCCAATCCAAATGGTTTTCCCTGGGCTTTAGGGAACCTTGATTTTCCGCTTATAAAATATTCAGATTTATTATTGTGGAAAGCAGAAGCTTCTATAGAGTTAGGAAATATTGCTGATGGTATGGAGATAATTAACCAAATTCGTCTTCGTGCAAAAAATACTTCTTATGTACCAGATTTCGAAAATCCTTCACAAGATGCAGCTAATTATCTTATAGAAACTTATCCTACTTCTATTTCTGAAGATCAGGCTATTCAAGCACTAAGATTTGAACGACGACTGGAACTTGCTAATGAAGGACATAGGTTCTTTGATCTGGTTAGATGGGGAATTGCCGATAGTTACATTGGTGAATATATAGCTGGTGAACAAGCCAGAAGACCTTATTTATCAGGTGCTAGCTTAGAACCGCACGAATATTATCTTCCTATTCCGCAAATTGAAATAGATGCCAGTGGTGGTGTTTATACACAAAGAACAGGCTATTAA
- a CDS encoding DUF4960 domain-containing protein, with the protein MNSFKKLTKIAIGFVFLLPLVILYSCSDDDNFADVVPDFSEAIIRSFEVDGEFAEINHTTASISMTLPAGTDLSSIQVDLVTPEGTSVSPESGSTVDFSDGPVIFTTQAQNGANREYTAMLAAYGDPKILEFSIGENSGDVDHANNTITIDIGSQDGDITNLTPNFIIPEGTSVDIASGVSRDFSRPVVYTVLSNDGFTANEYTVNVNQIEAPKITSFAIGESEAVIDNEENTIYLALSAGTDITGLSPEIQVPEGQSLSPESGEEFDFTEPVEYTVTNSEGITKTYTVTIEAQDVDPIFYAFLGEQEDIASLIDDDAKAAATWMQNTYGEDFKYISFAEITAQNMAEIKVAMLYYLTPAEDVGYSATPNNVSTLLPSGLRSGATRAQVLKNWVKAGGDMLIAGDATPFIFSLDRVPADFSAPREPGNYVYSEFGCAESSGCVDGGKPADDIWGLGMRPENNSEDRRNHPVFDGLSFQNDEFLALQNSATREVRLIWWQHFDGILEPSCCGQDAALNFEQTMAATKFGTLATVGDAFGYGAILWNRTDQGNHVRFENQIATDFKGSIFSIENTIVGYEWDSNGTTNDYQSNIEDFTKNILAYLYNLED; encoded by the coding sequence ATGAATTCATTTAAAAAACTAACGAAAATTGCAATTGGTTTTGTGTTTCTTTTACCCCTTGTAATATTGTATTCCTGTAGTGATGATGATAATTTCGCCGATGTAGTGCCAGATTTTTCAGAAGCTATAATCAGGTCTTTTGAGGTAGATGGGGAATTTGCAGAAATTAACCATACTACGGCAAGCATATCCATGACACTTCCTGCCGGGACAGATCTTAGCTCAATACAAGTAGATCTAGTAACGCCCGAAGGCACTAGTGTGAGTCCTGAATCTGGAAGTACCGTAGATTTTTCAGACGGTCCTGTTATTTTTACTACACAGGCTCAAAATGGAGCAAACCGGGAATATACTGCAATGCTCGCAGCTTATGGAGATCCTAAGATTCTTGAATTTTCAATAGGAGAGAATTCGGGTGATGTAGATCATGCAAATAATACAATAACTATAGATATTGGAAGTCAGGATGGAGATATAACCAACCTTACTCCAAATTTTATAATACCGGAGGGAACAAGTGTTGATATAGCATCTGGAGTATCTAGAGATTTCAGTAGACCGGTGGTTTATACAGTGCTTTCTAATGATGGTTTTACTGCAAATGAGTACACAGTTAATGTAAATCAAATTGAAGCACCTAAAATTACTTCTTTTGCTATTGGAGAGTCAGAGGCAGTAATTGATAATGAAGAAAATACTATATATCTGGCCTTATCTGCCGGAACAGATATTACAGGTCTTAGTCCTGAAATCCAAGTTCCTGAAGGTCAAAGCCTGTCTCCTGAATCTGGTGAAGAATTTGATTTTACAGAACCGGTAGAATATACCGTTACCAATTCTGAAGGGATCACTAAAACCTATACAGTAACTATTGAAGCTCAGGATGTAGATCCAATATTTTACGCATTCCTTGGAGAGCAGGAAGACATAGCTTCTTTGATTGATGACGATGCCAAAGCGGCTGCTACCTGGATGCAGAATACTTATGGAGAAGATTTTAAGTATATTTCTTTTGCAGAGATAACAGCTCAAAACATGGCAGAGATTAAGGTAGCGATGCTTTATTACCTGACTCCTGCTGAAGATGTTGGTTACAGCGCTACACCTAATAATGTCTCAACTTTGTTGCCATCGGGATTAAGAAGTGGAGCTACCAGGGCACAGGTTTTAAAAAATTGGGTAAAAGCAGGTGGCGATATGCTAATTGCTGGAGATGCCACTCCATTTATTTTCTCACTAGATAGAGTGCCTGCAGATTTTTCAGCGCCAAGGGAACCTGGGAATTATGTATATTCTGAATTTGGCTGTGCCGAGTCTTCGGGATGCGTAGATGGAGGAAAACCGGCTGATGATATTTGGGGACTTGGAATGCGACCAGAGAATAATTCTGAAGATCGCAGAAACCATCCAGTTTTTGATGGATTAAGCTTTCAAAATGATGAATTTCTTGCGCTTCAAAATTCAGCGACAAGAGAAGTACGTTTAATTTGGTGGCAACATTTTGATGGCATATTAGAGCCAAGTTGTTGTGGGCAGGATGCTGCATTAAATTTTGAGCAAACCATGGCCGCAACTAAATTTGGAACCCTTGCCACTGTTGGAGATGCCTTTGGTTATGGCGCTATTCTTTGGAATAGAACAGATCAAGGTAACCACGTTAGATTTGAGAATCAAATCGCAACCGATTTTAAAGGTTCAATTTTCAGTATAGAGAATACTATTGTAGGTTACGAATGGGATTCTAATGGAACAACCAACGACTACCAGTCAAATATTGAAGATTTTACAAAGAATATTCTTGCCTACTTATATAATCTGGAAGATTAA
- a CDS encoding DUF4960 domain-containing protein, which yields MLYKFKCFIFCFLSIAAFFGCEERENYDKDLNPVLTTISSLEGNGTRANIDHLRGTINLVLPPRTDITNVELVIDAPEGVEVSPSSGTTLDLSDRVDVSAIFANSVRNYQLITRVLPSKIAFLGEAATFEELIETADDDVAEAARWVQETYAEDFEYLNAEDVTYEQLQEINVVVFYYDQVGSSDLPEIFTEGRPKSAFIQYLVEGGKMLLGGMATSFAETVGRDQSGLLTIQSNGEAFDSPDTWAIDGGVNFMNSKKSHPIYTFNEGLVEEDENGYFPIIDAGLREDHNNLWDASSLLGPGNQQGQFGEFERLYNGVVLAVWSGVADECCPGIIEFEPMTPYSGTIIAIGVGGIEWNMNDGRTNAYRGNVEGIYKNAIDYLGTL from the coding sequence ATGTTATATAAATTTAAATGTTTTATTTTCTGCTTTCTTTCCATTGCAGCGTTTTTTGGATGTGAGGAAAGAGAAAATTATGATAAGGATCTAAACCCTGTTCTAACTACCATTTCCTCTCTAGAGGGGAATGGTACCCGGGCAAATATTGATCATTTGAGAGGAACCATAAACCTGGTGCTTCCCCCAAGAACTGATATTACCAATGTGGAATTGGTAATAGATGCTCCGGAAGGGGTAGAAGTAAGCCCCTCAAGCGGCACCACCTTAGATTTATCAGATCGTGTAGATGTATCGGCTATTTTCGCAAATTCTGTTCGAAATTACCAGTTAATTACACGTGTTTTGCCTAGTAAAATCGCATTCTTAGGGGAAGCTGCAACTTTTGAAGAGCTTATAGAAACTGCAGATGATGACGTGGCGGAAGCGGCCCGGTGGGTACAGGAAACTTACGCGGAAGATTTTGAATATCTTAATGCAGAAGATGTTACTTATGAACAGCTTCAGGAAATAAACGTTGTTGTATTTTATTATGACCAGGTAGGAAGTTCTGATTTACCTGAAATTTTTACCGAAGGTAGACCAAAATCAGCCTTTATTCAATACTTAGTAGAAGGAGGAAAGATGTTACTTGGAGGGATGGCCACTAGCTTTGCAGAAACCGTAGGTAGAGATCAAAGTGGTTTGTTAACCATACAAAGTAATGGGGAGGCATTTGATTCTCCCGATACCTGGGCTATAGATGGTGGTGTTAATTTTATGAACTCCAAAAAATCTCATCCCATTTATACTTTTAATGAAGGTTTGGTAGAGGAAGATGAAAATGGCTATTTTCCTATTATAGATGCAGGATTAAGAGAAGACCATAATAACCTTTGGGATGCCTCTTCTTTATTGGGTCCGGGAAACCAACAGGGCCAGTTTGGAGAATTTGAACGTCTTTACAATGGTGTTGTGCTTGCTGTTTGGAGTGGCGTAGCTGATGAATGTTGCCCCGGCATTATTGAATTCGAACCCATGACACCATATAGCGGAACCATTATCGCGATTGGAGTTGGAGGTATAGAATGGAATATGAACGATGGCCGTACAAATGCTTATAGAGGAAACGTTGAAGGAATTTATAAAAATGCTATTGATTACCTGGGAACTCTATAA
- a CDS encoding carbohydrate kinase, translated as MRKDPTAVCFGEILYDVFPESERIGGAPLNVASRLSGLGISTEMISKVGDDEKGEKLISYLKSKNIKTENIAKDTNHATGVVNVTLSAGGSATYEIAHPVAWDKIEISEAMKTAVKKADAFIFGSLICRDEVSRSTLLKLLPEAKYRIFDINLRPPYYEKEVLINLMNQADFIKFNDDELFEIGEMLGSPYNSLEQNLEYLSEKTNTATICVTKGRHGAVLLKEGKHYYNSGFKVKVKDTVGAGDSFLASLIAGLLKKEDAQSSLDFACAVGALVAGREGANPEISTQKINKFIFP; from the coding sequence ATGAGAAAAGACCCAACAGCCGTTTGCTTCGGCGAAATATTATACGATGTTTTTCCGGAGAGTGAAAGAATTGGAGGTGCACCGCTTAATGTTGCTTCAAGACTTTCGGGATTAGGAATTTCAACAGAAATGATTAGCAAGGTAGGGGATGATGAAAAAGGAGAGAAGCTAATTTCTTATCTCAAATCCAAAAATATTAAAACTGAAAATATAGCTAAGGATACTAATCATGCTACCGGGGTGGTAAATGTAACTTTATCTGCAGGTGGTTCTGCTACTTATGAGATTGCACATCCGGTGGCCTGGGATAAGATTGAAATTTCAGAAGCGATGAAAACTGCCGTAAAGAAAGCTGATGCTTTTATCTTCGGGAGTTTAATTTGTCGCGATGAGGTAAGCCGAAGCACTCTTTTAAAGTTGCTGCCTGAAGCAAAATACCGGATTTTCGATATAAATTTGCGTCCGCCGTATTATGAAAAGGAAGTTTTAATTAATCTTATGAATCAGGCAGATTTTATAAAATTCAATGACGACGAATTATTTGAAATAGGGGAAATGCTTGGTTCTCCCTATAATTCTTTAGAACAAAACCTTGAATATCTTTCAGAAAAAACAAATACCGCAACTATTTGTGTAACCAAGGGGCGTCATGGTGCCGTTCTACTAAAAGAAGGGAAACATTATTATAATAGTGGTTTTAAAGTTAAAGTAAAAGATACCGTAGGTGCCGGAGATTCATTTTTGGCCAGTTTAATCGCCGGGTTATTGAAGAAGGAAGATGCCCAAAGCAGTCTGGATTTTGCTTGCGCAGTAGGAGCTTTAGTAGCTGGAAGGGAAGGCGCTAATCCCGAAATTTCAACCCAGAAAATCAATAAATTTATATTTCCATAA